The sequence atagcccttattgccttcagtgtgactctacaatcttcatagtcatgaaaataaagaaaactctttgaatgagaaggtgtgtccaaacttttggtctgtactgtatgtgtacagACAATTTTTTATAATGGGATTATTTGAACCAAGTGATAACACTGCATTTTaagttgaaaatgtgtgttttcctatattttctgaaaaataataacattaataaaaaggtcGTCTTAAAGTACCTCTGGTTGGGAATCACTGGTAAAAAGCTGCTAATTTTCAGAAAAGCAAGTCCAGCTTTAACATGTAAGGAAGCTCATAGGACTCACAGAATGGGCTGGACATCCAAAAGGTGGGTGGAGGGTGATTGCCAGGGTGGGCCAAGTTCATGATTGGGTGGGTCAGGCCCGCCCAGGCCTCCTGTGAAGTCAAGTCTGCTGGAAAAGTGGATGTGTTTGCTTGTGCCGATGACTAATTTAAGACAGGAATATAAGGCTCgtttactaataataattttagaggttttaaagaattttaatcaTTATACAAAGTCACACACCATAACAGACCAAGCATCCATAAAACTAAATATTCATCTGAAGTATCAAATCTTTGCAATAGTAACCTGTGGTAACATTCTGTAAATGTCGGCCTATAATATTTACAGGTATGGTGTCCCTGAAACATTGCAATTCTAATAAGAAATATAAAGGCACATTTTGCATAGGCATCACCTGTTAAAACAGGACAGGATTTACATTCAAGCTGGTGTGTAGCTGACATGCTTCACAAGGACATGAGATTTCTTGCAAGGAAGCCTgactacataaaataaataaacaggatgTATAAATCCCAAatgaagaaaggaagaaaaaacttatcaggcacacaaacacacacacaaaaataaataaaggacaatgttcaatgaaaaagtaaacagAAGTAGGAAAAGATTGTGACGAACAACTATGGAATTCATATGAACGGTTCATgaattttaggtgtgcattaaTTCTTAAAGTTTAAAGCTATAAAGACATATCGATTGGTTAAATTAAGATTTGAATGCAcaacagttaaaaaatataagCAAAAGATTCTCATGTAATGCACACAGTACGATGAATTAATAGTggcttggaatcaagaaagaCATCCAGggtttttggggggttattttaGTCATCCTCCTCATCAAATTTCACGTTTGCATCATCTGCATCCAGCTGCAAAAGGATGACAACATAAGCAGTCACAACAtagacaaataaaaatgcataggTGTGAATGAGTGTTTTTAACtggaaaagaaaataattaaggAAAACATATCGGTATAAAACAATACAACTTGAAGGGCTCATATAGCTTTTTTTTAACTAGCTTTGTTTTCTATCAAGACATGGTGTGTGAAAAGGTCATGCAGAAATGCATAGGGGTCCCAGGCCTATAAAAGAGATACTTACACATTTCATTTCCATGATAGTGAAGATGTGACCGGTCATGAACATTCTCAGAGGGATCGTGAGGATCAGGACAAAGGGCAGGGCAAGTGAAAATGCACTAGACTTTACTGCCCACAGAATCGCCAAACACATCACTTGGATCAAAGTGTACAAGTGCATACGCATAGTAGGCACCTgtagagaaacagagagagagagagattggtactgtagatggatggataaataaacTATGACTACATGGCCAAAAGTATGTGGACATCGCCTTCTAATTATTAGGTTTCACCATGcactactgatcaaaagtttgatatgctgatttgctgctcaagaaacatttcttataattatcacttttgaaaatagctgtgctgcttaatatacagtttttcctctttgatgaataggaagttcagaagagcagcatttatttgaaatagaaatggttTGTAgcactataaatgtctttactgtcacttttgatcagtgtaAAACATCATTACCGATTGAAAGAatcagtttcttaaaaaaaaaaaaaaataataaaaagtgggcggaacccaaacttttgaacaatagtgtaccTTTGTCCTTATAATGTATATGTTTATCTGTAATTGAATCTTACATGGGTGACAAATGGAGCAGGTGGGTGATGCTTTTTGGGTGTAATAAGCAGAAGTATACGGTCCCAAAGCTGGATGCCACTCAGTGAAGTGATACCCATGTAGAGAAAGATCCCGAACAGAGCTGTCATAGGAATCATCTTCAGGATGGGCTCCATTAGAATCGAGACCCCTGTGGGTAAAGAATTTTTAGTTATTCTGtgtattgtttaatattattttattaagtataattATGTTGACTTTATATTTTTGAATGGCAATTAAAACCACATTTTGTTTACGTATCATTATATCAGATAAAAGGCTTGGAACTCACCAACCATCACGGCCACCAAAATACCACTGACTCTTTGTTCTATCACGCGTTCAATCTGAGGTCTGGGGCCTTTGGTCATGACCGTCAGGGCATTGGCATGTGTGACAGATCTCACAGTGGCAGCACTGAGCCAGGGGACACCAAAGATAGAGGCAACTCCTCCCAAGAACACCAAAAGGAGGAGGTCCAGATGGAAACCAGAGCCCTTGACCATTTTTCTCTCAGGCTTACTCACAATCAGCCTGGATGATAAGGAGAAGGTGTGAGGTTAAGGCAGTAGCTCCACCAAAATCCTTGCATGAATCTTAATTTTATCATAATATTAAtcgtaatatttcacagtattcctgtttttactgcatttatgaTTAAATTAATGTTGGTGAGCATAATATACTGATTTCATTGTATCTTTTTATAATGAAGATCTTCTAGCATATGTGTCTTCACCCAGTGGGAATGTAAATGTGCTCTGTTCTGAATATCACACTCACGTAGTGATCTGGGACTCGAGGAAAATAAGGATGAAGACCAACAAGGCAGGAACAGCACAGGCGAACATCATCCAAACTGGGAATAGCTTCTTCTCACCAAATGGGTTGATGAGCCAGCCTCTAGCAGATGTGTTGGACACGGTCAGCCCCTTTGGCACCACCAGTTTCTAAAGCAGGAAGTGAAAAACATATTGAAACTATCCATTATAATGTTCAAAACCCCAGGTTATTTGAATCCATTAATTCTATGGGTCCAGaagaataaaacatgtttatcttCATTAGGGTCAATTCTCTAATAagattatttttctctctctctcaaaacgATAAGTTCAGATTTTAACAGTTAATTTctcagattttaattttttattagtttaagctAATTCTTCGTGTTTTGGCACTTGTGTGAAAAAAGagaataaatgcacataaatgcACATAGCTTGCTGAgcaaaacagatgagtagattctCAGTGAAACACAATCACTACCATTTTTGGACAACATGTAGGAACATCACACCCTTACACACTACTTCATGCAACTTGTAGTGCtacattctgtgaaaaaaaaatatttttttgttttgtttactgctGTACATGACTTCAGATATAAGAAATGTGTACAAATGGACATGCAAATACATTCTCTCTGTTTAgatgcaatataatttttttttactgcatacaTACAAATATGCATATTCTTTTTCTGTGTACTACAGTATTGGATTTCCCAGTAAACATTTACCTACTGTGTCAGCAAAGAAAGTAgaacaaaaatctaatttgtatATTACAAACATTTCCGAGGTTGACTGCCATGGGAAAAAAATCAGTAAAGCTCACACAATGACACCAAAAAAATAATTGAAGCCATTGCTTTTCGAAGcatgatttaaatattttgcagACATGCAAAATCTAATAAAACCATTGTGACAGTTGCATTTAGAGAAAGTTAGTgccaaagcaattgagaaaaCCAATAACAGCAAACTACGTTAAATGATTAATGTTAGTCAAACCTGTGTGTAGGCATCACTGATGCTGATATCCACAGCAATCATGAAGAAGATGGCAATGGGGACACCAAAATCTCCAATCATTCGACGGATCTGGTGGTGAACAGTATTTAAACAGTAACACGATTTACTTTTAAAGGCTTGGCTGGATGGCATAATTGCTAGAATGTCTTTCTGTTCTCCATTATTATTTGAACTTTTAAACCTATTTTTGGCTAAACAGTATcagagttttaaataaaaaaggtaaactgAGCACACTTACAGGGCCGGGAAGGAAGGTGCTAGTTTTAAACCCACGGAGATACAATGCAATGAAGAAACAGCCAAACATAAGGCACATGGACAGCAGGGCAGTGTTGGGATAGGCCCTCTCTATCATCTCATGATGTTCAGTAACATTGCCATCAGGATGAACCGTGATGTTGATCTTTTTGACAGGGTGGAAGGGGTCTTCCAAAGTATCATTCAAGTGTTCGTAGTTCAAAATCAAAGGATGGGTTTTGAAAATCTGCGGAGATTAAAGAAAGAGTACAAAGCATAGAGCAAAAACTGAAGATTTCATTACGGTTTATATGATGTGAATTAATCTAATTTATTGTGTGTCCATATTGAAAGGCTAAGTATACCCTGATAAGCTTGGCAAAGGTCTCATAGATGAAAATGAGAGAGATCAAGATGGAGAAGATCTCTTGGGTGAAGCGTGAGATGAAACGGACAAGGAAACTCCCCTCCACTGCCATAATCACCACCACAATGATGATCAACCACATGCCCACCCAGACACGGCCCACGATGTACTCAAAGCCATTAGACTTGCAGAACTGAATGGGAAAGATGATTGTACTTAGATGGTAGGTGGTGATAATCGACATCATTAAATCGCTATAGtcactgataaaagcatcaccTGAAAGAATGCCTCCTCAAACACCATCAATGGACCGGTAAACCCAATGACAAGCACTGGCTGAGCTGCAAACAGACAAAAGATGATGCCCTGCACACAGGTAGCGACCATCA comes from Carassius auratus strain Wakin chromosome 3, ASM336829v1, whole genome shotgun sequence and encodes:
- the LOC113044212 gene encoding band 3 anion exchange protein-like is translated as MCEFWDREKTVLMMEAVSFEGDSDMSYEDNESPLPSPSTLTPAGHKGSYDLEQTRQQEEEQHQTFTFSRDLEAARNTNTNAIKRGDAEAYVELNELRGEVWQEMGHWLGYEENLSPATGQWSQSHISYLTFKSLIQLRKVMSTGAVLLDVDESSLSSICQKMVDQLLLKKEIQPTDRDALVAILQRKRSQLEPTSAPGSADIELQTFSVTKQRDMVDRVEASVVLSGAVENLQKPVTAFARLRDSVVMEGVLEAPIPVRFVFFLVGPSHSDMDYHESGRAMASLMADWVFTLEAYLATDEKDLTNAMADFMDCSIVIPPTEIQDESMLKPIINFQKKMLRERVRPYDTRLLVGGKAQTGPEKPRDDPLARTGYPFGGMVKDIKRRYKHYLSDFSDALDPQVLSAVIFIYFAALSPAITFGGLLADKTEHMMGVSELMVATCVQGIIFCLFAAQPVLVIGFTGPLMVFEEAFFQFCKSNGFEYIVGRVWVGMWLIIIVVVIMAVEGSFLVRFISRFTQEIFSILISLIFIYETFAKLIRIFKTHPLILNYEHLNDTLEDPFHPVKKINITVHPDGNVTEHHEMIERAYPNTALLSMCLMFGCFFIALYLRGFKTSTFLPGPIRRMIGDFGVPIAIFFMIAVDISISDAYTQKLVVPKGLTVSNTSARGWLINPFGEKKLFPVWMMFACAVPALLVFILIFLESQITTLIVSKPERKMVKGSGFHLDLLLLVFLGGVASIFGVPWLSAATVRSVTHANALTVMTKGPRPQIERVIEQRVSGILVAVMVGVSILMEPILKMIPMTALFGIFLYMGITSLSGIQLWDRILLLITPKKHHPPAPFVTHVPTMRMHLYTLIQVMCLAILWAVKSSAFSLALPFVLILTIPLRMFMTGHIFTIMEMKCLDADDANVKFDEEDD